From candidate division TA06 bacterium, the proteins below share one genomic window:
- a CDS encoding pentapeptide repeat-containing protein — MKIQSPKDFLDVRDGTIPECKFDNLNMSNSHFHNINLSDTNFDDINMSKVTFHNINMSDGTLDCINMGGVKFIHIGPAPDEDGKQERQRPITFEEMMLCDSKFNKVDMSGVEIKECNIEGMKIDGILVSEMIKAYKKQT, encoded by the coding sequence ATGAAAATTCAGTCGCCTAAAGACTTTCTTGATGTTAGAGATGGCACGATACCAGAATGTAAATTTGATAACCTGAATATGTCGAACTCTCATTTTCACAATATCAATCTTTCCGACACAAACTTTGACGACATCAATATGAGCAAAGTGACATTTCATAACATAAATATGAGCGATGGAACGCTTGATTGTATTAATATGGGAGGTGTTAAATTCATACATATTGGTCCTGCACCAGATGAAGATGGTAAGCAAGAGAGACAACGCCCAATAACATTCGAAGAAATGATGCTCTGTGATAGCAAGTTCAATAAGGTTGATATGTCTGGAGTTGAAATCAAAGAATGTAATATCGAGGGCATGAAAATTGATGGCATTCTTGTTTCCGAGATGATCAAAGCTTATAAGAAACAAACTTAA
- the carA gene encoding glutamine-hydrolyzing carbamoyl-phosphate synthase small subunit — protein MVEEEKTFPQKAGRYFFEPALLVLEDGSHYFGRSLGASGETGGEVVFNTSMAGYQEILTDPSYKGQIVIMSYPQIGNYGVRDEDQESSSTYVEGFVVKEYTPAVWPDRRSDLNHFLKEHSVVSMEGVDTRAIVKRLRSRGSMRGVISSTDLSPDSLHKKVLAVRDIRELNLVEGCSCKGPYDWNGFKASQEPGILRVVVYDFGAKRGILNSLSSLGIAVSVVPHDFPSEEVLKMRPNGVVLSNGPGDPEMVRHAIVAARTLMGKVPLFGICLGHQILCLALGARIYKLKFGHHGGNHPVKDVRTGEVKITSQNHNYAADAESIEARGAEVTHINLYDGTVEGMRHSDADLFGIQYHPEACPGPNDSHYLFKSFVSAMEEVAKAR, from the coding sequence GTGGTAGAAGAGGAAAAAACCTTCCCGCAAAAGGCGGGGAGGTATTTTTTTGAGCCTGCCCTTCTCGTTCTCGAAGACGGTTCTCACTATTTCGGGAGATCCCTTGGAGCAAGTGGCGAGACCGGAGGCGAGGTAGTCTTCAATACCTCGATGGCGGGCTACCAGGAGATTCTCACAGATCCTTCCTACAAAGGCCAGATAGTCATAATGTCGTATCCCCAAATTGGTAACTACGGAGTGAGGGATGAAGACCAAGAGTCCTCATCCACATATGTTGAGGGTTTCGTGGTGAAGGAATACACGCCGGCTGTCTGGCCGGACCGTAGAAGCGATCTGAATCATTTCCTGAAGGAACACTCTGTAGTTTCAATGGAGGGCGTGGACACACGGGCGATAGTCAAGCGCTTGAGAAGCAGGGGTTCCATGAGAGGGGTCATATCCAGCACGGATCTTAGTCCAGATAGTCTGCACAAGAAAGTATTGGCCGTGAGAGACATACGGGAGCTCAATCTTGTGGAGGGATGCTCATGCAAAGGGCCATATGACTGGAACGGGTTCAAGGCAAGCCAGGAACCTGGCATTCTTCGCGTGGTAGTATACGACTTTGGGGCGAAGAGAGGGATACTCAACTCTCTTTCTTCACTTGGGATCGCAGTTTCTGTAGTCCCCCATGACTTTCCGTCAGAGGAAGTGCTCAAGATGCGGCCAAATGGTGTCGTATTATCCAATGGACCGGGGGACCCGGAGATGGTAAGACACGCAATAGTGGCTGCCAGGACTCTCATGGGCAAGGTTCCTCTTTTTGGCATATGTCTCGGCCACCAGATACTCTGCCTTGCTCTGGGAGCGAGAATATACAAACTGAAGTTCGGCCATCACGGTGGAAACCATCCGGTCAAGGATGTAAGAACAGGAGAGGTGAAGATAACGTCTCAGAACCACAACTATGCAGCAGATGCAGAATCAATTGAAGCTCGCGGTGCAGAAGTTACTCACATAAACCTTTACGACGGAACTGTCGAAGGGATGAGGCACAGCGACGCGGATCTCTTTGGGATCCAGTACCATCC